A single window of Bombus pascuorum chromosome 1, iyBomPasc1.1, whole genome shotgun sequence DNA harbors:
- the LOC132905319 gene encoding rootletin isoform X1 encodes MSRPLSKGISQLSTRGQMERRRPPFLRGPNKTKEVEKSTGGKMDSAGSTISGAGDRLSEEDLSPDALVRQNYELRHRLEEEAAHYKRRLDTYRQAQQHQAALVSRLQAKVLQYKQKCSELESQMAESAVYDSNKAASSASPTTSVLDAAYQTLREIREEQVHDLDTALKKLAEERKRCEKLLQLNTTLKDQLEESHQTNEALTNDLQKLSNDWDILREELAIKEEEWREEEQAFNEYYTSEHNRLLNLWRDVVSVKRLFAEIKSSTERDLLKMKNSVISTFNDVSSACNNTGFAIRMQAAMQPMISQQVQQAQEQVTTDLKTELTTLKQQYDVAQNKIHIKEEKINQLIRDVHNLEERCGEAEAEVHRNSRLQDDIEILQSALRDIAHAVIQDAETREIESTQAPPHLHLSPTGPIPQKSPKRGTRSNTIPAFAESTISAVQAALHKYQLTIHELQVKLQTNKEQLQSSRKQFENAEENVKTLEKRAEELIIELDTIRSHCSQLNQEKDMLQKGLDTVRIEKNALDKSRVEINSMMENLNSDCEKLQKANNKLQKLCDNLEDEKLYLQSELSRLSKDVELRELNLRSEEDRCSKMREELLTLREELSKAYLAKDMLEQQKLETDGLISQIEKSKGDLELELERVLLEKSDLQEVLMKLETVCSNHEQEKQRLQEELKKITEEKNKLASQCTDQQSDLGSLRKELLQAEQTRLDLESEKATSNEKVKFLEIEKEKIEIEVAHVTRERGDLSNQLSVLARKKETLNEELMRVRQRLEQANEMNGRINRNLEDLVKDNEEKQVLLETNEKEVQRLQEQLASMRSEKETLEGVLFDTQTNLENMHVKKTQLEKEQKELLIKQESLKGQVERLMKELESSEKRTHEIKQTLTQQSGDQEAEFQQIISNVKKHSEDNIKKLNEEKEQIKINLEKRLQQSLLQLTGEKDNEINQLQQRINEMQQHIENLCQQHEEVLLRAENDKQQALLIAHHDQQALMEKLETVLREMEEEKNNVERMKREAAARAEQERNNTNQLRDELSRFKTKLDETKLKADEEKIKLELKIEELWKERESAQRESEELQVQLHMTEDKVDSLQNQLHETIRKLKDAENLNETLRKELVDIRRQLADCTYEKEKYNSSNKELREHVKRIESEKREQSRTLEESYQKISALEDMKLNIDAERSRLQAQLRDMEKEILQLQKQLHFTQDELQKSHQNNTQAQNDEKELQARLTNETEERERLQLQLHQVKKQLMDVDNSLKVTRQELGRLRSRADEENERWRVREQELVVRLEDSRCRERKLEDQKHNLEVCLADASQQIQELKARLGGSEGRVRALDTQLSQLEMAKKDVEQKLSSVASTLRRIAGIQLDGSVNIPFKLMSPSRRWSPARAQDHIDSTRDVILDVDPETVRKGVRSLMQQVAQIERERDDYKTELCNLKKQLVETQEIQNRSDMQINTLLTNIRILQDEKNSLEVKFSQKQSGYEMQLNSLQLKTEECEQLREKVVNLEMMISNNSEEKTQSEEKVDKLKQTLSKVENEKRNLQEELNRSESRATKLELQRMSLEGDLQRLQMMFQEKDANIHKLQERNDTQNRTITSLEERCTSLKSTVEQLNLTLEKTSNAESELKNEINSLHHNIMELTTTLQASNEKNKQLQKQLSNAENERRILSERIEFLQQSLNDLKHTNQTLTDQITRLQNELANNEVQRCALESQLRIIAYPQEESTNKDEELLRQLQIAQRERSEMRGKMEALNDKMKLLETDKRNLERQLSLFKSTSRSKSYERSEKAHVELLGTSFDIDHYEQENRELRLKVRRLETQLAEKEAELIRMKSSYSHTHSIFDFSRDRTGEVERLRAAQLQAEKLLEAREQSHRQQVLRLENQIQLLREQLNQEIKRRQLYVLRSSRAGREMQQLRQALGDSLRTVAQDPSLDAMLLEHEARKLDSTLTSTTSLPPSLALPPPPSYDRSSTPVQLK; translated from the exons ATGTCACGG CCATTGTCTAAAGGAATTTCACAATTATCAACGAGGGGACAGATGGAGAGGCGGCGACCACCGTTTCTCAGAGGCcctaataaaacgaaagag gtAGAAAAAAGCACAGGTGGTAAAATGGATTCCGCAGGTAGCACAATAAGTGGTGCTGGAGATCGTTTAAGTGAAGAAGATCTTTCACCAGATGCATTAGTTAGACAGAATTATGAATTACGACATCGTCTTGAAGAAGAAGCAGCTCATTACAAAAGACGTCTGGATACATACAGACAAGCACAACAACATCAGGCTGCTCTTGTTTCCCGCTTACAAGCCAAA gtATTGCAATACAAACAAAAATGTTCTGAATTAGAAAGTCAAATGGCAGAATCTGCTGTATATGATTCTAATAAGGCTGCGAGTTCTGCATCTCCAACAACTTCTGTTTTAGATGCAGCTTATCAAACACTAAGGGAAATACGTGAGGAGCAGGTTCATGATTTAGACACTGCTTTAAAAAAACTGGCAGAAGAACGTAAAAG ATGTGAAAAACTGTTGCAATTAAATACAACTTTGAAAGATCAGTTAGAAGAATCTCATCAAACAAATGAAGCACTCACAAATGATTTACAGAAATTAAGTAATGATTGGGATATTTTAAGAGAAGAATTGGCTATCAaggaagaggaatggagagaagaagaacaagcttttaatgaatattatacttcagaacataatagattattaaatCTTTGGCGTGATGTTGTTTCTGTAAAACGATTATTTGCAGAGATAAAGTCTAGTACGGAAAGAgacttattaaaaatgaagaatagcGTTATTTCTACGTTTAACGATGTCTCATCGGCTTGTAATAATACAGGATTCGCTATAAGAATGCAAGCAGCTATGCAGCCAATG ATATCTCAGCAAGTTCAACAAGCACAGGAACAGGTAACAACTGATTTGAAAACAGAATTAACAACACTCAAACAACAATATGACGTAGCTcagaataaaattcatataaaagaggaaaagatcAATCAACTTATTCGTGATGTTCATAATTTG gaaGAAAGATGTGGAGAGGCCGAAGCAGAAGTACATCGTAATTCACGTTTACAAGatgatatagaaattttacaatctGCATTGAGGGACATAGCACATGCTGTAATCCAAGATGCAGAAACTCGCGAAATTGAATCTACTCAAGCACCTCCTCATCTTCATTTGTCACCTACTGGACCAATCCCCCAAAAATCACCAAAAAGAGGTACAAGAAGCAACACCATTCCAGCCTTTGCTGAAAGTACTATCAGTGCTGTACAAGCAGCTctacataaatatcaattgACCATACACGAGCTTCAG GTAAAATTGCAAACCAATAAAGAACAGTTACAATCTTCTCGAAAACAATTCGAAAACGCAGAAGAGAATGTTAAAACTTTAGAGAAGAGAGCAGAGGAACTAATTATTGAATTGGATACAATTCGGTCACACTGCTCACAACTTAATCAAGAAAAAGACATGTTACAAAAAGGGCTTGATACTGTAAGGATAGAAAAAAATGCACTTGACAAAAGCAGAGTAGAAATTAACAGCATG atggaaaatttaaatagcgATTGCGAAAAATTACAGAAAGCTAACAACAAATTACAAAAGCTTTGTGATAACTTGgaagatgaaaaattgtatcttcAAAGTGAGCTCAGTAGACTATCTAAAGATGTAGAATTAAG AGAACTAAATCTACGTTCAGAAGAAGACAGATGCAGTAAAATGAGAGAGGAACTGCTAACTTTACGGGAAGAATTGAGTAAAGCATATCTCGCAAAAGATATGTTagaacaacaaaaattagaaacagATGGATTAATTtcacaaattgaaaaaagcaaag GTGATTTGGAACTAGAATTGGAACGTGTACTATTAGAAAAATCAGACTTACAAGaagttttaatgaaattagaaacagTCTGCAGCAATCATGAACAAGAGAAACAACGATTacaagaagaattaaaaaag ataacagaagaaaaaaacaaattagCAAGTCAATGCACTGATCAGCAAAGTGATTTGGGTTCCTTAAGAAAAGAATTACTTCAAGCAGAACAAACCAGGCTCGATTTGGAGTCAGAGAAAGCAACTTCGaatgaaaaagtaaaatttttggaAATCGAGAAGGAGAAGATTGAAATAGAAGTAGCACATGTTACCCGTGAGCGTGGAGATTTAAGTAATCAGTTGTCAGTTTTGgcacgaaagaaagaaacattaaaTGAAGAATTAATGAGAGTCAGACAAAGATTAGAACAAGCAAACGAAATGAATGGAAGAATAAATCGAAATTTAGAAGATCTCGTAAAAGATAATGAAGAGAAACAG GTACTCTTAGAAACCAATGAAAAAGAAGTACAACGACTACAGGAACAACTTGCATCAATGCGCAGTGAAAAGGAAACGTTAGAAGGCGTCTTATTTGATACACAAactaatttagaaaatatgcaTGTGAAGAAGACACAATTAGAAAAGGAACAGAAAGAGTTGTTAATAAAACAGGAAAGCTTAAAAGGACAAGTAGAACGATTAATGAAGGAACTCGAGAGTAGTGAGAAACGAACACATGAAATAAAGCAAACTCTAACGCAACAAAGCGGCGATCAAGAAGCtgaatttcaacaaattatcTCCAACGTGAAAAAACATAGtgaagataatataaaaaaactaaatgaagaaaaa gaacaaataaaaataaacttagAGAAACGACTTCAACAATCCCTGTTGCAACTTACTGGAGAGAAAGATAATGAGATAAATCAATTGCAGCAAAGGATAAATGAAATGCAACAGCACATAGAAAATTTGTGTCAACAACATGAGGAAGTTCTTCTTAGAGCAGAAAATGATAAACAACAAGCTCTTCTTATAG CTCATCACGATCAGCAAGCATTAATGGAGAAATTGGAGACTGTTCTACGtgaaatggaagaagaaaagaacaatGTAGAACGAATGAAACGGGAAGCAGCAGCGCGTGCCGAACaggaacgtaataatacaaatcAACTGCGCGATGAATTGAGCcgttttaaaacaaaattggaCGAGACTAAACTAAAAGCTGatgaagaaaagataaaacttgaattaaaaattgaagagcTCTGGAAAGAACGAGAATCAGCGCAAAGAGAATCTGAAGAGTTGCAAGTTCAATTACACATGACGGAAGATAAAGTTGATAGTTTGCAAAATCAATTGCACGAAACTATTAGAAAGCTCAAAGATg cCGAAAATCTTAACGAAACATTGCGTAAAGAGTTAGTGGATATTAGGAGGCAATTAGCCGACTGTACgtatgagaaagaaaaatataacagtaGCAATAAAGAATTACGCGAACATGTGAAACGTATCGAAAgtgaaaaaagagaacaaagTAGAACGTTAGAAGAATCGTACCAAAAAATTTCag CATTGGAGGatatgaaattgaatataGATGCAGAGAGATCTCGTCTTCAAGCTCAACTTCGTGATatggagaaagaaatattacaattacagAAACAGCTTCATTTTACTCAAGATGAGTTACAGAAATCTCATCAGAATAATACGCAAGCACAAAATGATGAAAAAGAATTGCAAGCACGATTAACTAATGAAACAGAAGAAAGAGAACGTTTGCAGCTGCAATTACATCAAGTCAAGAAACAG CTAATGGATGTTGATAATAGCTTGAAAGTAACAAGACAAGAGCTCGGAAGGCTGCGTTCACGTGCAGATGAAGAAAATGAACGGTGGAGAGTTAGAGAACAAGAACTAGTAGTTCGTCTCGAGGATAGTCGATGTCGTGAAAGAAAACTCGAGGACCAAAAGCATAACTTGGAAGTTTGTCTAGCTGATGCTTCCCAACAAATTCAAGAACTCAAA GCACGTCTTGGGGGCTCTGAAGGACGAGTTCGAGCACTAGATACCCAATTATCTCAACTGGAAATGGCGAAGAAAGATGTTGAACAGAAATTAAGTAGTGTGGCTTCGACATTACGTCGGATTGCAGGTATTCAATTGGATGGAAGTGTTAACATACCCTTCAAATTAATGAGTCCATCAAGAAGGTGGAGCCCAGCAAGag CTCAAGATCACATTGATTCTACTAGAGATGTGATACTTGATGTTGATCCTGAAACTGTTAGAAAAGGTGTACGATCTCTCATGCAACAAGTAGCTCAAATCGAACGTGAAAGG GATGATTATAAAACGGAATTGTGTAACTTGAAAAAACAATTGGTAGAAACTCAAGAGATTCAGAATAGATCAGATATGCAAATAAACACTTTATTAACGAATATAAGAATACTCCAGGACGAAAAGAATTCATTAGAAgtaaaattttctcaaaaacagAGTGGCTATGAAATGCAG TTAAATTCCTTGCAACTAAAAACAGAAGAATGCGAGCAATTGCGCGAAAAGGTAGTCAATCTTGAAATGATGATTAGTAATAATTCTGAAGAAAAAACACAGTCCGAG GAAAAAGTAGACAAACTGAAACAAACTTTGagcaaagtagaaaatgaaaaacgtaATCTACAAGAGGAACTTAACAGAAGCGAGTCCCGTGCTACAAAATTAGAATTGCAAAGAATGTCATTAGAAGGTGATCTTCAAAGATTGCAAATGATGTTTCAGGAAAAAGATGCAAACATTCAT aaattacaagaacgAAATGATACGCAAAACCGAACAATAACGAGTTTAGAAGAACGTTGTACTTCGTTGAAATCTACCGTAGAACAATTAAACCTTACATTAGAAAAAACATCCAATGCAGAaagtgaattaaaaaatgaaattaattcattgCATCACAATATTATGGAATTAACAACTACCCTACAGGCTTCTAATGAGAAGAATAAACAG ttaCAAAAACAACTTTCAAATGCTGAGAATGAACGCAGAATTTTATCTGAACGCATAGAATTTTTGCAACAATCTTTGAACGATTTGAAGCATACAAATCAAACATTAACGGATCAAATTACTCGTCTACAAAATGAATTAGCGAATAATGAAGTACAACGTTGTGCCTTAGAATCTCAACTGAGAATAATTGCTTATCCGCAGGAAGAAAGTACAAACAAAGACGAAGAATTGCTACGACAGCTACAAATAGCGCAAAGAGAGAGAAGTGAAATGAGAGGAAAAATGGAAGCTCTTAATGATAAA ATGAAATTATTGGAAACTGATAAACGTAATTTGGAGCGGCAATTATCACTATTTAAATCGACTAGCCGTAGCAAAAGCTATGAACGTTCTGAAAAAGCACACGTGGAATTACTTGGCACGAGTTTTGATATAGATCATTACGAGCAAGAAAATAGGGAATTAAGATTGAAAGTCCGTAGATTAGAAACACAACTTGCAGAGAAGGAAGCGGAGCTTATAAGAATGAAATCAAGTTACAGTCACACGCActcaatatttgattttagtCGAGATAGAACCGGAGAAGTTGAAAGACTTCGAGCAGCTCAATTACAGGCTGAGAAATTGTTAGAAGCAAGAGAACAAAGTCACCGTCAACAAGTTTTACGTTTAGAAAATCAG ATACAACTACTGCGGGAACAACTTAATCAGGAAATAAAACGTCGACAATTATACGTCTTACGAAGTTCAAGAGCTGGCCGAGAAATGCAACAATTAAGGCAGGCCTTAGGCGATTCTTTGAGAACCGTAGCGCAAGATCCATCATTAGACGCAATGTTATTAGAACATGAAGCTCGGAAATTGGATTCTACTCTGACAAGTACTACCAGTTTACCGCCATCATTAGCTTTACCTCCACCACCATCTTACGATAGATCTTCCACACCAGTACAGCTGAAATAA